A genomic window from Oceanobacillus timonensis includes:
- a CDS encoding Ger(x)C family spore germination protein: MRTKWIIPFFMAACLSLLSGCWSSIELKELAIVSAYAIDKKEDGTYVGTFQLINPMNVPGALQGGAAGQNPSITTYTTTGGNPLELTDRASKKISRNLYFAHTSLLVVSEELAREEGLSSLLDAMERGLEFRTTTKVIVTRGAQASDFVKILTAIDQVPAEKAVKSLEFTEELYGENIATNLQKFIKSTVSTGKEPLVSGFTIQGDVEKGQTMAQLQSTGGAATIEVDGMGAFKKGKLVNWIDGEKAEGTLWILDQIRQAPVNIEWEDHKDAISYKVIRQKTNVSARVTDNKPVISVNIRAEGDLRAIEVPVDVTDPHVLFQIEKILEQKIEEEVKAAIQEAQKARTDVFGFGEKLQQSDPDEWKKLEPDWQEEIFPELEADVTVEAFIRRTGMRNSPYLFDIEKKGE, encoded by the coding sequence ATGAGAACTAAATGGATAATTCCCTTTTTCATGGCTGCCTGTCTTTCCTTACTTTCGGGGTGCTGGAGCAGTATAGAATTAAAAGAATTGGCCATCGTTTCTGCTTATGCCATTGATAAAAAAGAAGACGGTACGTATGTTGGTACATTTCAGCTCATTAATCCAATGAATGTTCCCGGTGCACTGCAAGGGGGCGCTGCCGGACAAAACCCGAGTATAACCACTTACACAACGACGGGCGGCAATCCTTTGGAGCTGACTGACCGCGCATCAAAAAAAATTTCCAGAAATCTCTATTTTGCGCACACTAGTTTATTGGTCGTCAGCGAAGAGCTTGCCAGAGAGGAAGGACTTTCGTCTCTTCTCGATGCAATGGAACGCGGACTCGAATTTCGAACAACGACAAAAGTGATTGTTACGCGAGGAGCACAAGCTAGTGATTTCGTCAAAATATTAACAGCTATCGATCAAGTACCTGCTGAAAAAGCGGTTAAATCCTTAGAATTCACAGAAGAACTATACGGAGAAAATATAGCAACTAATTTGCAAAAATTTATTAAGTCTACAGTATCGACAGGAAAAGAACCATTGGTCAGCGGCTTCACGATACAAGGCGATGTGGAAAAAGGGCAAACGATGGCACAGCTGCAATCAACAGGTGGTGCTGCAACGATTGAAGTAGATGGTATGGGTGCTTTTAAAAAAGGGAAATTGGTGAACTGGATAGATGGAGAAAAAGCAGAAGGAACCCTTTGGATATTAGACCAGATTCGGCAAGCTCCTGTAAATATAGAATGGGAAGACCACAAAGACGCCATTTCCTATAAAGTGATACGTCAAAAAACGAATGTATCTGCACGAGTAACGGACAATAAGCCGGTCATCTCGGTCAATATCCGTGCAGAAGGCGACCTTCGTGCGATAGAAGTGCCGGTCGATGTGACCGATCCGCATGTATTATTTCAAATCGAGAAAATATTGGAACAAAAAATTGAAGAAGAAGTCAAGGCAGCTATTCAAGAAGCACAAAAGGCAAGAACAGATGTCTTCGGATTTGGAGAAAAGCTGCAACAATCTGATCCGGATGAATGGAAAAAGCTTGAACCAGATTGGCAGGAGGAAATTTTTCCTGAACTAGAAGCAGACGTAACCGTGGAAGCCTTTATTCGTCGTACTGGGATGCGAAACAGCCCATATCTTTTTGATATCGAGAAAAAAGGCGAGTAA